From the genome of Micrococcales bacterium:
GCCGCTGCGAGTGGTGCTCAGCAGTAGATCCTTGTAGAGGTCCTTGCGTGGCTCGAGCCACGGTGACAGATTCAGTACCGGGTGCGTGAGCGCTCCCGCGTCAACCAGCTGAAGGACAACGATGAGCCGGCCCAGCCGGCCGTTGCCGTCACTGAACGGGTGCAGTGTCTCGAACTGGTAGTGCCCGATGGCGGCCTTGGCGATCAGTGGGGTGTCGTCCGTCGAGGGATCGAGGTTCAGCCACTTCTCCCACTCACTCATCCCGGCCCGCAGAAGATCTCCGGGGGGCGGGGGGACGAACCGGGATTCCTCGATGCCGAGCCGTTTCTCTCCGATGTATACCTGTCGTTCCCGGAGCCTGCCGGCGTCGTTGGAGTCGCCGCGGGTGCCCTGGACGAGGATGGCCTGGAGTTCAGCGATCAGCGTGAGGCAGATGGGCTTGGTGTCCAGCAACTCAAGGCCGCGCTGGGCCGCCTTGACGTAGTTGAGGATCTCGCGCTCCTCCTCGGTGCGGTCTTTCTCTTGGACGTATTCCGCCTCCATGACCGAGTCCAGTGGCGCGTAGGTACCCTCCAAAGCACTCGTGCTCACTGCCTCCCGGTAGAGCGATGGGCGCACCAAGAGGTTCGGATTGGGAAGGCGCCCAGTCGCGGCATCCAATCGGCCGAGGGAACGCTCAGCCTCCGCAATGACTTTGACAGTCCGTGAAGCGAGTTCCACGTGGTTCGGCAGGGGCTTGGGAATGAAGGCGAAATGTCGGTATTCCCGGTCGAGGAACGTGTCGAAACCCGCGATGGGTGCCAGGCCGCCCATCGGGCTGTGCCGGAAACTGGCGATATCCACGCGACTCAAATCCGTCCTATGAATCCTCGTAATCAATTCATAGGTTATGGCATAAACCTATGAATTACAGTTGTGAAACTATAGTCTGTGGTCAAGACCCCTGCCTCACCCCGCCCCGCCGCCACACCGCGGCCAACTCCCCGGCGGTCACCCCGTACACCCGGGCCATCCGGCGGGGATCCGGCGGTAGTTCAACCCCGGCCTCCACCCGCGCCAGCACGGCGGGCTCGATGCCCAACCGCCCAGCCGCCTGCCCCCGCGTCCAGCCCAGGGTCTCCCGCAACCGCCGCAGGTCCTCGGCCTCGGCCGGGCCGGGCTGCTCGAGGTCCTCGAACCCCATCCCCAGCGCCTGCGCCACCCGCAACTGGGTGGAGGCTTTCGGTGCCCGGGCACCGGTCTCCCAGGCCTTCACCGTGGCCGCGGACACCCCGACCTGCTCGCCGAGTTGGGCCCGGGTCCAGCCGGCCCGCTCACGGGCATCCCGCAGAGCGTAGTGGCTGAACCGCCGGTTGCGTCGCACCCCGGGCCTACCGCTTCACCGTCCACTTCTTGGTGAACGAATACGCCTCGTACCCGTCGGTGGCGGGGGCGCTCAGCCGCAGTTTCACGTACAGCCGCTTGGCCTTGCCGGTGGTCCGGATCGCCAGCTTCCCGGTCTTGTAGCTGACTTCCTGGTTGGCGTACTTGGCCTTCCCACCCTTGGCGGATTTCTTGGTCGACCAGCTCAGTTTCGCGGTGGCCTTCTTGCCGGCGTTGGTGACCACGGCCTTCTTCAGCAGCACGGTCTTGCCCTTGGCCTTGACCTTCTGCGGCAGCTTCACGTCGGCGGTCTGTGCCTGCGGCACGGGCTTGGCGCCGGGCAGGGTCATCGTCCCGGTGAGGTACCAGCCCATGCCCTGCGACAGGTCGTAGGCGATGTTGGCGGCCAGGCAACCGGCCGGGGTGACATCGATCGCGTTCGGCGCGGCGTAGGTGGTGCTGGCCACCGCGAACGCACCGGTGGCCGGGTCGTAGTTCTTCCCCGCGGCCTGCCCGCCGAGCTTCTCGGTGGCCTGCGAGGACAACTGCACGTTGCCGGTCAGCCGGCACTGCGAGGCCCCGGCGGTGAGCAGCACATCGTAGGCAAGAGCCAGGTCGACCTTGCCGGCCGCGTCGACCGTGCCGGTGATGTTCTTCGCGGTCACCGCACTGCTGGCGTTGAGAAACAGCCCGGTGAGCGCCGGCCACGTCTGCCCGGCGGCGGGGAACGACAGGGCCGTGCCGGTCAGGCTGCCGTCCTTCCAGGACACCGCACCCTGCGAGGTCAGGTAGGTGTAGGGGGGCGCGGCCCGCTTGGCCAGGTAGGTGTAACTGCAGTTCGGGACGAATGAGTCGGTCTGGCTGGACCCCTCCGCACAGACACCCAGGGAGACCTCAGCCGGCCCATCGGTCAGATCAACGGCTCCAGCGGGGGGGGGTCCGATCAAAGCGGTGGCGGCGAGCACTCCAGCCGCAGTCAGTCCGATCGTGCGCATTGTTGTCCTCCCCGATTCCCCAACTTGCGATCGACTCTAGCGGCTTGCGGGGTGCGCACAGCGGCAGGCCCAGGAGGACACGTGGGGGCGTCTACGTAATCCAGCGCGACCAGCTCAACCCCGATGCCGGCTCTTCGGATAAGTCACTTCCTGGACCTGCCGACAACAGGGTAGCGCAGTAGAAAAGGACTGCGGCCGAATCAGGCGGTCAGCAGTTTCCTTGCCTTGCTGCCCCTGCGCAGCGGCGCATCCGGCGCTGTCACGTGGACATCGCGGACGCTCAGATCGTCTTGAAGAACGGCGAGTTGATGCACCCCATCGGGACCGATGAGGTAGTACAACTCCAAGAAATCGACTCTTTCGTGAAAGAAGGGGATCTCCACGCGGTACAGCTGGGTGAAGTCGTCGTTCACAGTCAGGCGCAGCCCGCGGGGCGTGGTGATCAGGTTCGCGTCCACGGGCACTTGGTCGACGGACAGCGTGAGGGTATCGGACTCCCTGCCATAACTGGCGTCAAATCTCATCGGCCGCTCCGCCTTTCCCCGGTTCCTCATACTGCATCCTGTCCGCGACCTGTGCCAGACGCTCATGGAAGTGCTCGACGCGCGCGTCCCATGACTGCGGGGTGCAGGTACCTCGAGACTGCGCCGTTCGATGCCATCGGTTTGGCGCCGAAGACCGATTCCTCTCCCGCGGTGCTGGCCGCCAGGAGCGCGTTGACGGCATCCAGAGACCTGCGGGATCCGTGAGCGATCACGTTCCGCAGGCAGTCCACCAACTCCACGACCTTGTGGTCCGCGAGTGGCAGATCTCGTACCCGAGCGCGCCAGGGTCCTGCTAGGTGGGCCTCGCTCTTCTGCACCCACACACTCCTGCCGGATGAGCTGGCGGGTAGGGAGATGTTCCTTCCTGCAGCATCCAGCCCACGCAACCAGCGTCTCAACTGGAGCGATGCCCGCCTGGGGCCGGACATACCTGCGGGTCGTAGCCCACGTTCGGGTGGGTCTTGAGGAACGCCGCAGTCGCGGATGAGTCTTCGAGCCACCGAGCAACGATGAGTGCCGTGACCGCATGGGCACCGGATTCCTTGAGACTCCATGCAGCGGACTGGACATTGGACCCAGTGGTCCAGGTGTCGTCGATCAGGAGCACATGACCACCGGCAACCTCAGGGGCTGCGAACTTGGTCGGGTCGATCACGCGTCCAGGTGCCTGTCCAGTTGAGATGAGTCGAACTTCGTCCAGGCCTGCTGCGGTCAGCCACCCCCGCACGAGATCGCCGAGAGGATGCTCGGTGCGCAATTTCGTCGATGGCACCACGCAGTAGTGGCTGAACGGGACGCCAGCCTCCAGGCACCGCCGATGCAGATGGAAAGCGGCCAACAAGAGAAGTTGCACGACTGTGCGGCGCTGATCGCCAGGTGTGGCTGCTGTGGGCTGCTTGTAGCCGAAGAGCAGTTGCCGCGACTGGTAGGTGTCGCCTCCGTATGCAAGAAGCGCCACCTGATCCGCGAGTTTGGGGGGTCCGGGGGTGTTCGGACCCAATTGAGGGCTGTGGCACCGGTAGCACTCGACGTAGCCGGCGTCGATCGGCCGCAGGCATGTTGCGCAGACTCTCGGACCACGCGGGGACATTGCCCAAGTAGCCCCCCACCAGTCGAGTGACCAGTTCGACCAGGGTGCGCTCAGACTCGCTTGTCATCCCGTCAGGCCCAGACCAAGCCCCTCGATCTGGCTGGCCAGTGGCAGGCTCAGTTCCAGGGCCAGGTCGACCGCGTCAGCCGCATCGCTCGCAACGACGACACCGGGTTTGCTCACGAGGGCCTGCCCCCATGTCGTGCCCGTGGAGACGGCTCGGCTCAGAATCACTGGACGGCCGTGCGCAACCGCCAAGCGGGCCTGGATTCGGGTGCCGCTTGTCTCGCCAGCCTCGACGATGATTGAGGCTCGCCCGTAGCCCGACATGATGGCATTGCGCATGGGAAAGGATCGCTTCGAGGGTGGAGCGTCAGGCCAGAACTGGCTCAGCAGCAGCCCCTCGCGCGCGATGCGCTGCTGCAGCTCGGCGTTTGCCGGCGGATAGGTTCGCCGAATCCCTGTGCCGATCACGGCCACGGTCCGTCCCCCGGCGGCAAGTACTGTCTCGTGTGCCGCCGCATCGATCCCCAACGCGAGCCCTGCCACCACGCTCACCCGAGTCGACAAGGCCCCGGTGACTGCCGTGCGAATTCCAGCCCTTCGGCAGTCGGGTGCCGGGTCCCCACCACGCTGACTGCCCGGTCGCTCGCCCGGAGTGGACCCTTGGCCAGAACAGAACGGGCGGCATCTCGTGGATCGGAGTTGGGCAGGGAAGCCATCGTCCATGAAGGTCAGGAACCCAAGACCTCAGCCGCCAACCGGCGATGTCGCGCTGTGCCAGTTCAAGATCTGCGTGGACAGGGAAGAGCCCATCATCGACCCCCAGCACCGCCCGAGCGCTTCCAGCAGCCTCGACCACGGATTCGATTACGTGGGCATAGGAGTCGCCCTGACGCAGCAGCGTCACCAGCGCTGCGCGCTCCTGATCGTCCCAATCAGCCATGTGCTCACGATAAGGGCACCCCGTGACATTGTCTTCGATCATGTGCACGGCTGCCCCAGGGTGTTGGCGGACTGTGGGGAGGCGAAGTTGCCGCTAACCCGTTCTGTCGCGGGAAGTGTGACCCTGCCCTCACGAGCAGGGGAGCTACCGCAACCCCGACCAGAACTCGTGCTGGAACGCCGTCGACAGGATGAAGTTCACGACCCGCTCGGAGGTGTTCGTGATCCGGTAGTCCGCCGGCCGCTCCGGCAGGTCCTCCCGCGACATCGCGAACCGGATCCCCCGCAGCACCGCCTCCGGTTCCAGGTCGGTCATGGTGATGGACCCGGTGTCCAGCGCCTCGGGCCGCTCGATCGACGACCGCAACGTCACCGCCGGGAACCCGAGGATCGTCGACTCCTCGGCGATCGTGCCCGAGTCGGACAGCACGCACCGTGCACCCATCTGCAGCCGGTTGTAGTCCAGGAATCCGAACGGCTCGTGGAACCGCACCAGCTCGCTCACCGACACGTCCGGGACGTTCTGCAGGCGCTTGCGGGTGCGCGGGTGGGTGGACACCAGCACCGGCAGGCCCCACTCGCCGGCCACCGCGTTCAGGCACTCGAGCAGGCTGCGCAGCCGGTCGGGGGAGTCGACGTTCTCCTCCCGGTGCGCGGAGACCAGGAAGTACTGGCCCGCCTCGACTCCCAGGTCCGCCAGCGCGGTCGACCCGGCGATGGCCTCTGCGTGCTGGTCGAGTACCTCTGTCATCGGCGACCCGGTCACGATGATCCGCCGCGGATGCAGACCCTCGGCCAGTAGGTTGCGCCGGGCGTGCTCGGTGTAGGCGAGGTTGAAGTCGGCGGTGTGGTCCACGAGCCGCCGGTTGGTCTCCTCCGGGACGTTGGCATCGAAGCAGCGGTTGCCGGCCTCCATGTGGTACGTCGGGATGCGCTTGCGCTTGGCCATGATCAGAGACAGCGCGCTGTTGGTGTCGCCCAACACCAGGAACGCGTCGGGCTGTTCCTCGTCGAGCACCGCCTCGGTCTTGCGCAGGATGTCCCCCAGCGTCGCGCCCAGCGACGACACATCGACGTCCAGCACGTGGTCGGGCAGCCGCAAGCCCAGGTCGTCGAAGAACACCCCGTTGAGCTGCCGGTCCCAGTTCTGCCCGGTGTGGACCAGGACGTGCTCGATCCCCTCGGTCGCATCCAGGCGGCGCATCACGGCGGCCAGGCGGATGATCTCGGGCCGGGTCCCGACCACGGTCATGACCTTCACGTCACACGTCCTCGGGGTAGGTGTCCGGGCTGTTCGCATCGTAGATCTCGTCGGCGAAGAACAGCGTGACCAGCGGCTGCGACCCGGTGTTCGTGATCGAGTGGACCCAGAACGTCGGCATGTCCACGATCGCCGGCTCGGCCCCGCTGACCTCGAACGCGACCACTTCGTCGGTGAACAACTTCCGCAGCCGGATCTCGCCCTGCCCGGCGAGCACCAGGAACCGCTCGACCTTGTGCCGGTGCCAGTGCTGCCCGCGGGTGAAGCCAGGGTTGGTCGTGGAGTAGAAGACCTGGGCCTGCCCGCCGGCTCCCTTCACCGCCTCCACCAGCCGACCACGCTGGTCGTCGGACGGCACCGGCCGGATGGGGTACTGCCCGGGGAACGCCGCCGAGCGGTAGGTGTTGAACAGTTCCTTGGTGAAGGGGTCGGACAGGTCGGGCAGCCGCCCGGTGCGGTAGTCCGCGGCGATGTCGGTCAACCGCTGCGCCACCTCGCTCACCCACGTCGGGCGCCCCGGCACCTCCACCGTCCCGGGCTGCGGGTGGGCCGCCTGGTCGAGCAGCACGTCCGCGATCCGGCCCACGTGCACCAGCGGCAACTCCTTGTCGTCGACCACCACCGGCGTCTCCCCGGCGGCCACGGCGTGACAGAAGGTGGCGACCACGGAGTTGTAGTTCGGGCGCCCATGCTCGCCGAAGATGTTGGGCATCACCACGTCTACCAGCGGGGCGCCGTCGCGCAGGATGTCCGCCGCGCGACGCTTCGCCTCCCCGAAGGGCGAGTCGCCCAGGGAGTGGATGGAGTTTCCGTAGACCACGGGGATGGACCGGCCGGTGCGCTGCATGGAGGCCACCAACTGCTCGGCCAGCCACGGGTTCACTCGCTCGATCTCCGCCGGGTCGTGCGCGCGGTTGACTCCGGCCAGGTGGATCACGGCGTCGGCCCCGGCCAGCGCAGCGTCCATCACGCCGGGATCGGCGAACTCCGCCTCGACGTGGATCAGGTCCCCGCTCCACCGCGCCCGCGCCGCACAGCGGACGTGCCAGGCCACGAAGCCCTCTGGCCCGGTGACGGCGATCCGGGGTCGGCTCACGCCAGCGCCTCACGCATCTCCGGCAACTGCGCGAGCAGCTCGGCAACCTCCTCGACCGACAGCCGCTGGGTGTTGTGGGAGGTGTAGTCGTGCTCGTGCTCGACCTCGTGCCCGCCCTCCTCCACGTACAGCCCGTAGTCCAACGAGCGCGCGTCCAGCGGCACCCGGTAGTAGTCGCCGCGGTCCTCGGCCTCGGCCATCTCCTCGCGCGACAGCAGCGACTCGTACATCTTCTCCCCGTGCCGGGTGCCGATGATCTGGATCTGCGGCTCCACCCCCATCACCATCGCCACGGCCTTGGCCAAGTCCTCGATCGTGGACGCGGGGGCCTTGCGGATGAACAGGTCGCCGGGCTGGGCGTTCTCGAACGCGTACTGCACCAGCGCCACCGACTCGTCCAGCGACATCAGGAACCGGGTCATGGTCGGGTTGGTGATCGTCATCGGTTTGCCCGCGCGCACCTGCTCGACGAACAGCGGGATCACCGAACCGCGCGAGTACATGACGTTGCCGTAGCGGGTCACCGACACCGTGGTGTGCGACTCGGGATGGTTGCGTGCGAATGCCATCGCGACGCGCTCCATCATCGCTTTGCTCATGCCCATGGCGTTGACCGGATAGACAGCCTTGTCGGTGCTCAGGCACACCACCGATTTCACGCCGGCCTCGTGTGCGGCGCGGATGACGTTGTCGCTGCCGTGCACATTGGTGGCAACGGCCTGCAGCGGGAAGAACTCACACGAGGGCACCTGCTTGAGCGCCGCGGCGTGGAAGACGTAGTCGACGCCGTCCAT
Proteins encoded in this window:
- a CDS encoding Fic family protein — translated: MGGLAPIAGFDTFLDREYRHFAFIPKPLPNHVELASRTVKVIAEAERSLGRLDAATGRLPNPNLLVRPSLYREAVSTSALEGTYAPLDSVMEAEYVQEKDRTEEEREILNYVKAAQRGLELLDTKPICLTLIAELQAILVQGTRGDSNDAGRLRERQVYIGEKRLGIEESRFVPPPPGDLLRAGMSEWEKWLNLDPSTDDTPLIAKAAIGHYQFETLHPFSDGNGRLGRLIVVLQLVDAGALTHPVLNLSPWLEPRKDLYKDLLLSTTRSGEFDPWVQFFAEAVKDQAEDSLRRIDTLIDIRNSMLDALHATRAKGVILQIARDLIGYPVISPSQAASLHGVTYPPANAALQRLEELGYVQEITGRNYGRLYACSAVLRVLRSGVE
- a CDS encoding helix-turn-helix domain-containing protein, whose protein sequence is MRRNRRFSHYALRDARERAGWTRAQLGEQVGVSAATVKAWETGARAPKASTQLRVAQALGMGFEDLEQPGPAEAEDLRRLRETLGWTRGQAAGRLGIEPAVLARVEAGVELPPDPRRMARVYGVTAGELAAVWRRGGVRQGS
- the wecB gene encoding UDP-N-acetylglucosamine 2-epimerase (non-hydrolyzing) yields the protein MRTARTPTPRTCDVKVMTVVGTRPEIIRLAAVMRRLDATEGIEHVLVHTGQNWDRQLNGVFFDDLGLRLPDHVLDVDVSSLGATLGDILRKTEAVLDEEQPDAFLVLGDTNSALSLIMAKRKRIPTYHMEAGNRCFDANVPEETNRRLVDHTADFNLAYTEHARRNLLAEGLHPRRIIVTGSPMTEVLDQHAEAIAGSTALADLGVEAGQYFLVSAHREENVDSPDRLRSLLECLNAVAGEWGLPVLVSTHPRTRKRLQNVPDVSVSELVRFHEPFGFLDYNRLQMGARCVLSDSGTIAEESTILGFPAVTLRSSIERPEALDTGSITMTDLEPEAVLRGIRFAMSREDLPERPADYRITNTSERVVNFILSTAFQHEFWSGLR
- a CDS encoding capsular biosynthesis protein, coding for MSRPRIAVTGPEGFVAWHVRCAARARWSGDLIHVEAEFADPGVMDAALAGADAVIHLAGVNRAHDPAEIERVNPWLAEQLVASMQRTGRSIPVVYGNSIHSLGDSPFGEAKRRAADILRDGAPLVDVVMPNIFGEHGRPNYNSVVATFCHAVAAGETPVVVDDKELPLVHVGRIADVLLDQAAHPQPGTVEVPGRPTWVSEVAQRLTDIAADYRTGRLPDLSDPFTKELFNTYRSAAFPGQYPIRPVPSDDQRGRLVEAVKGAGGQAQVFYSTTNPGFTRGQHWHRHKVERFLVLAGQGEIRLRKLFTDEVVAFEVSGAEPAIVDMPTFWVHSITNTGSQPLVTLFFADEIYDANSPDTYPEDV
- a CDS encoding polysaccharide biosynthesis protein gives rise to the protein MVVARSENAGRKVLITGGTGSFGSTVTRGLLEGSIEEIRILSRDEAKQDDMRRRLGDNRVRFYVGDVRDPGSVREAMDGVDYVFHAAALKQVPSCEFFPLQAVATNVHGSDNVIRAAHEAGVKSVVCLSTDKAVYPVNAMGMSKAMMERVAMAFARNHPESHTTVSVTRYGNVMYSRGSVIPLFVEQVRAGKPMTITNPTMTRFLMSLDESVALVQYAFENAQPGDLFIRKAPASTIEDLAKAVAMVMGVEPQIQIIGTRHGEKMYESLLSREEMAEAEDRGDYYRVPLDARSLDYGLYVEEGGHEVEHEHDYTSHNTQRLSVEEVAELLAQLPEMREALA